The following are encoded in a window of Arthrobacter sp. NicSoilB4 genomic DNA:
- a CDS encoding glycerophosphodiester phosphodiesterase family protein, translating to MTTDESTAARPLVYAHRGASEAFAEHTRAAYLQAIADGADGVECDIHLTRDQHAVLLHDATLDRTSDGTGPVADRTLHELRQLDFSSWKGARIPDEYGGRSTQFLTLPELLALLRNAAREIGLAIEFKHPSPFQLKLEDRVLEVLLSAGWDPATSRLGNINVSFMSFSPDSVKHLLKAVPASAVCQLVDDVNVEEIREELGLGAITGGALANVMRAAQTEAERILDDCETGLAGPGIDYVREHSRTIRRWLGSGRRFRVWTVDSENDVALCQGLGIHEITTNRPAQVLAQLSAGARSL from the coding sequence ATGACGACTGACGAGTCCACCGCAGCCCGTCCGCTGGTCTACGCCCACCGCGGCGCGAGCGAGGCCTTCGCAGAGCACACCCGGGCCGCGTACCTGCAGGCGATCGCCGACGGCGCCGACGGCGTGGAGTGCGACATCCACCTCACCCGCGACCAGCATGCGGTGCTGCTGCACGACGCCACCCTGGACCGCACCTCGGACGGTACGGGCCCCGTGGCTGACCGGACGCTCCACGAGCTCCGGCAGCTGGACTTCTCCTCCTGGAAGGGAGCCAGGATCCCGGACGAATACGGCGGCAGGTCCACCCAGTTCCTGACCCTCCCTGAGCTGCTGGCGCTGCTGCGGAACGCCGCCCGGGAGATCGGCCTGGCGATTGAGTTCAAACACCCCAGCCCCTTCCAGCTCAAGCTGGAGGACCGGGTCCTGGAGGTCCTCTTGTCCGCAGGCTGGGACCCGGCGACGTCCCGGCTGGGGAACATCAACGTGTCCTTCATGAGCTTCAGCCCGGATTCGGTGAAGCACCTGCTGAAGGCGGTGCCGGCTTCCGCCGTGTGCCAGCTCGTGGACGACGTCAACGTCGAGGAAATCCGGGAGGAGCTAGGCCTGGGAGCGATCACCGGCGGTGCACTGGCGAACGTGATGAGGGCTGCGCAAACCGAAGCCGAGCGGATTTTGGACGACTGCGAAACCGGGCTCGCCGGACCGGGCATCGACTACGTCCGTGAGCATTCCCGGACCATCCGGCGCTGGCTCGGCTCGGGCCGCCGCTTCCGGGTGTGGACCGTCGATTCGGAAAACGACGTCGCGCTCTGCCAGGGGCTCGGGATCCACGAGATCACTACTAACCGGCCCGCGCAGGTCCTCGCCCAGCTGTCGGCCGGCGCCCGGAGCCTCTAA